Genomic window (Ctenopharyngodon idella isolate HZGC_01 chromosome 20, HZGC01, whole genome shotgun sequence):
CAGTGATGCTGATTATCCGATCACAAAAGTCCTGCGGGAGCCTGTGTATGTTGAGGTGCGCATTTTGGAGAGGACCGACCCCAACATTGTCCTGATGCTGGGACGTTGCTGGGCGACATCAACCCCCAGTCCACTCAGTCTACCCCAGTGGGACCTTCTGGTTGATGGGTGAGTAAGGCCAGTCTTTATCCATCTAGTGTGCTGTAAGGCATTTCTGACTGCCTCTTTGCGCCTCAGATGCCCTTACCAGGATGACCGTTACCTGACCACATTGGTTCCGGTGGCTGGATCATCTGGTCTTCAGTTCCCAACCCACTACAAGCGCTTTGTTGTGAAGATGTTCACATTTGTGGATCCAGCATCACTGGCTCCTCTGCAGGAAACTGTATGCTCTGCAGCCTGAACCCTAAATATTAGTACTTTTATAGTGAATTCTATGGCTTAACCATCTTCCCCCTCTGTTAGATCTTCATCCACTGTAGTACAGCGGTGTGCCATCCCTCTTCTGGATCCTGTGAGCAAAGCTGCGCTAGGAAAAGTGAGTGCTTGCTTTGAATTGACTTCAGGAACAGTAAGAATTGTCTCTAAATGTCCCTCATGCTTCTACCATTTCTCTTACAGGAAGAGACACGCACCTCAAGACCATCTCTAGTGGGCAAACTGTGGTTTCTAGTGGAGAAGTTAACCTGGTTGAGTCAACTTAGTGGTTTTAATAAATTGCATGAAACCTTAATAGTGTCTATGGTATTGTTTACTGACTGGAGTAGGATCTTTCATGACACTTCTcagtttgggttttttttatttattttttttattaaatatagtgTCACACTAAACCAGAGTTCCAGTTTTGGTTCAGTACTGTTGTGCACTCTAACTAAACAATCCAAGCTTCTGCCCAAGCTGTTTTAATTCAACGATGCCAAACTCCAGTTGTTAACCTGGGCCCCCCATTCTTTGTTCCACATGGTATCAACTTAAGGGTTATTTAACTTTTGTCTGTTTGGGTCTTTACATGTGTCTCCAGACTAACATGACTGCATGTACTGATACTCAAGCATGTCCCTctaaggtctttttttttttttttttttctccccccaGGTCAGTACAAGCAAGTACAGCATGTGTGTAATAATTAGTATAAATCTACATTAATTGTCCTTTTAACCTAATGTGAcaccagaattttttttcaggctAGTCCCAGTAATGTTAAAGTAGACTGGTGTTTTAATCCCTTAACTGATGGATCACAGCTGGGTTGCTAtctgaggccctgtttacacctggtattaagatgatTTGGTCAATCAGGTCACAAGTGGATGATGCTAAATACAAGCATAAACTGGGTGTAAGGGTACGTTTGCGTgacaaaagaattttttttttttttttttttttggtatggataatgtaaaaatgatccctgttcacatggATCTGTGACAATGATTAAACCCTGTACGCATGCCAGGTCAGTAGTTGGTGACTACACTTtaatatcattttcaaaaacttgcactttgaaaccaatTTTCAGGCCTCTAAAATGCTGTTGTcctgtaaatgaatggccaaaacgcatgtgttccatttttagttgagaagatgtcgtgtaaacagcccctaaaatgttttgagcttgaccacttccagaagtAGTCAAACTCATTTGACTGGATTACGTTCATAGTGGAAACGCTCTTGtcaaatgtgtttgaacagccacaGAAGACCGCCTACTGACCAagtgtgtaaacattatggcaAGTGCactagccagacaggatttcAAATTTGAGGTATGTTATCGCCTCAATTGCAGGGATAGCCTGCACCCTGCTGCATAAAATATTGGGCTATACTGAAGGATTTTGATCTTAGTGTGTGCAGGATGCAGGAAAAgtctttattatatatattactgtattttataatgCAAAATTTAAGAATAGAGCAGCTATGGCTGAGGCAGGCTtacaatatacaggtgctggtcatataattagaatatcgtgaaagttcattttttttttattgtaaattatttaaaaaaaatgaaactttcatatattataGATTCCCtgcatgtaaagtaaaacatttcaaaaggttttttttttttaatttgttgattagagcgtacagctaatgaaagtccaaaatccagtatctcaaaatattagaatatttacatttgagtttcattaaatgaccatccctacagtataaaatccgggtatcttttgttctttgaaaccacactaatgcggaagactgctgacttggcaatggtccaggagacaatcattgacaccctccacaaagagagtaagtcacagaaggtcattactgaatggggtggctgtttacagagtgatgtatcaaagcatattaaatgcaaagttgactggaaggaagaaattgggtaggcaaaggtgcacaagcaacagggatgaccgcaagcttgagaatactgtcaagtaaagccgattcaaacacttgggagagcttcacaatgagtagaatgaagccggagtcagcgcatcaagagtcaccacactcagacatcttcaggaaaaggactaccaagccacttctgaaccagagacaacgtcagaagcatcttacctgggctaaggagaaaaagaactggacagtgaacagtggtcgaaagtcctcttttcagataaaagtacattttgcatttcatgttgaaatcatggtcccagagtctgaaggaagactggagaggcacagaatccaagctgcttgaagtctagtgtgaagtttctgaagtcaataatgatttgggggggccgtgacgtctgctggtgttggtccattgtgttttatcaagtgcaaagtcaatgcagccatcttccaggagattttggagcactttatgcttccatctgctgacaagctttatggagatgctgatttccttttccagcaggactttagcacctgcccacagtgcaaaaactacttccaagtggtttgctgaccatgatattactgtgctttattggccagccaatatgcctgacctgaatctatgggatattttcaagagaaagatgagaaacagtcgatacaacaatatacagatgatctgaaggctcaatagtgcctcagcagtgccacaggctgatcacttccatgccacacttcactgatgcagtaatttgtgctaggagcaagtcatttgctgtaatatgtcctgccgatcaagtattgagtgcacaaaagaacatactttaaagaacttgaacttttctgttttgcaaatccattttttgattgatcttaggaaatattctaatattttgaaatactggattttggactttcatgagctgtacgctctaatcaaaatttaaaaaaaaaacttttgaaatgttttactttacatgtagggaatctagaatatatgaaagtttcatttttaaaaataatttataataaaaaaatgaactttttgatgatattctaattatatgaccagtaCCTGTAATTATAACATTATCCcatttgttaaacttttaatcaGTCTGAATTTACAGGCCCATTGCCATGAGAACTCCAAGAtgtgtttcaaagaaaaaacaattcAGAATTGCCAAAACATCAACTATTATATTCAGTTAACGAAGGATAAACAAAGGTATACTATTCTGAATTCAGCTCAGTATGTGCTTTTATGTATGTTCAATAAGGGTGGAAAAACAAGGAAATTTTAATTGTAAGAACCAATGGAATCACCCAGTTGCAGAAACTCCCACTAATGCAAGTCTGGAGAATCATGACTGTAATGAAGTGGGAGGGATTATCAGTAATTAGCCAAATCTGTAGAGTACAAAAGGACCAAAGAGCAGCATCTCAACAGTGTAACTAGCTGTTAAACAATGGCAAGAAATTGGTGTGTTGTTCAGTTTCTGGCACtttgtgtgtggttttgtgCTTTCTGTCATGCTGTTCCACAGTGGAGTAATCTGCCCCAGAATCCTCAAGCTCTGATGTTCCAGCAAACTGACCAGCGGTTTCAACAGCCAGCTCAACAACAAGCTAGTCCACAGTTTCCTCAACTTCAACAAGCTAGTCCACAGTTTTCTCAGCAGTTTCAGCCTAAGCAGCCAGTGGCGCAGGCAGAGCCCCTTGACAAATGTGCTGTAGCTGATTATGAGCTGATCCAATGTGGACCACCTGGTATCAGTGGTGCTGAGTGTGAAGCTATCAACTGCTGCTTTAACGGACAGCAGTGTTACTATGGGAAGGCGGGTAAGAGTGAGTCAATGTAAAGGTGTTCATGTTAAACTGATCTTCAGCATTAACCTGCTCTTGTTCCTTGTTCCAGTGACTGTCCAGTGTATAAGAGATGGTCAGTTTGTGGTAGTGGTGGCTAGAGATGTTACTCTGCCTCGATTGAGCCTGGATTCAGTCAGTCTCTTGGGTGGAAATGATCCACCTTGTAGTCCTGTGGGATCCACACCTTCCTTTGCTATATACCAGTTCCCTGTCACTGCATGTGGCACGAGCATGATGGTGAGTAGCTGCTTGTGGTTTTGTTCTGCATGGCTTGAAATGGACTGGATGCCAATAGTGTTACTGTTTGCAGGAGGACAGTGGATATGTGGTGTATGAAAACAGGATGACCTCCTCGTATGAAGTGGGGATCGGACCACTTGGTTCCATCACAAGAGACAGCCATTTTGAGTAGGTGACCTATACTCTTGCTTTTCCTTAGTCTCTGAGAAACTTTACAAGCCCACTGTCTGTTGTCCAGGCTTCTCTTCCAGTGTAGGTACTCTGCTACTTCTGTGGAAGCTCTGGTTGTGGAGGTCAACACTGTTCCTCCACCTCCACCAGTAGCTGCACCTGGACCCCTCAGGGTGGAGCTTAGACTGGCGAATGGTCAATGTGTCACCAAAGGCTGTGCAGAAGGTGAGTGTCCCAAGTGTGCCTAAATCCTTTCTGAAACTCCAGGTTGCAGCAGTTTCTGGTTAAACACCAGTATTGTTCCTCAGGGGACGAGGCGTACACGTCCTACTACAGTGATGCTGATTATCCGATCACAAAAGTCCTGCGGGAGCCTGTGTATGTTGAGGTGCGCATTTTGGAGAGGACCGACCCCAACATTGTCCTGATGCTGGGACGTTGCTGGGCAACATCAACCCCCAGTCCACTCAGTCTACCCCAGTGGGACCTTCTGGTTGATGGGTGAGTAAGGGCAGTCTTTATCCATCTAGTGTGCCGTAAGGCATTTCTGACTGACACTGTCTTTCAGATGCCCTTACCAGGATGACCGTTACCTGACCACATTGGTTCCAGTGGCTGGATCATCTGGTCTTCAGTTCCCAACCCACTACAAGCGCTTTGTTGTGAAGATGTTCACATTTGTGGATCCAGCATCACTGGCTCCTCTGCAGGAAACTGTATGTTACGCAGCCTTACCTGAACCCTTAATATTAATCCTTTTTATAGTGAattctattgcatttattttattaattttcccCCTGTTAGATCTTCATCCACTGTAGTACAGCAGTGTGCCACCCCTCTTCTGGCTCCTGTGAGCAAAGCTGCGCTAGGAAAAGTGAGTCATTGCTGTAAACTGACTTCAGGAACTGTGAGAATTTAGTCTCTAAATGCCCCTCATGCTTCTACCATTTCTCTTACAGGAAGAGACACACACCTCAAGACCATCTCTAGTGGGCAAACTGTGGTTTCTAGTGGAGAAGTTAACCTGGTCATGTGAATTTAGTGGCTTTAATAAACTGCATGAAACACTATTAGTCTATTGTATTGatgtgtgggtttttttttttttttttttttgactggagTAGGATCTCTTGTGACTGGTTTAGTGTGACCCTATAAATCAAACTGAGAACAGAGTTCCATTTTTGCTTTAGCATGGTGTAATCTGAT
Coding sequences:
- the LOC127501949 gene encoding zona pellucida sperm-binding protein 4-like is translated as MARNWCVVQFLALCVWFCAFCHAVPQWSNLPQNPQALMFQQTDQRFQQPAQQQASPQFPQLQQASPQFSQQFQPKQPVAQAEPLDKCAVADYELIQCGPPGISGAECEAINCCFNGQQCYYGKAVTVQCIRDGQFVVVVARDVTLPRLSLDSVSLLGGNDPPCSPVGSTPSFAIYQFPVTACGTSMMEDSGYVVYENRMTSSYEVGIGPLGSITRDSHFELLFQCRYSATSVEALVVEVNTVPPPPPVAAPGPLRVELRLANGQCVTKGCAEGDEAYTSYYSDADYPITKVLREPVYVEVRILERTDPNIVLMLGRCWATSTPSPLSLPQWDLLVDGCPYQDDRYLTTLVPVAGSSGLQFPTHYKRFVVKMFTFVDPASLAPLQETIFIHCSTAVCHPSSGSCEQSCARKRRDTHLKTISSGQTVVSSGEVNLVM